cgcctgcgaagctggtgtgttacgccgaacggcggttataccggctatatagatacagatacagaggggCATAAGATCCATGCACATCTCGACCTACTTCTCGCAGCTCTCGCAAGAGCAAGCCAATCGGTGATCACGAAGGACATCtagatagccatcgaaaatttggaggtacgtgtgtttaggtTTTAAAGTAcgtcactgttagaagaaaaatgCCTACTAACTGTgctcatacgtgactaatgaatctcttcaatgGTAACGAGTTATTTTTCATCAGGGAATGTCAACCACCGATCAGCCGTTGATGCATTCATGCTCATAGCTGTAAGGTATACAGCCTCTTCAATGTTAAGGTTCGCTAAGCTTATAAGAAGCTCTTTTACTTGTGACAGTGTGAATGCTTGTTCAGAGGTATGTTGACACTTTGTGATGTATATCGGCTGGTGCTAAATGTACTTATTTTTCTTAGTTGCAGACAGTTGCTGCCATGCCGTTCTTTGTGTGAGGAAGTGTTCAGTATGAGTGATGGCCTGATGAGGGACCTGCTGCCTCCATGTGATGTGTTCCCGTCGCCACAGCATGGCTGCTGGAACACTGACACAGCGGTGAAAGGCAGAGAAGGTAGACATCATAACTTGATTGGTATTTTTGCAAGATACGTCGACGAAGGTCATTCTCCCACGCAGAGACACCCAACAACGCTAGCAAACCACCTCTTGTCTGTAcactgctatctcaaccgtccccatcagttcctgaccgccctgcttataaatattaatctGCTTACCTTATATgtgagatcccttttgaaaactgaaaggcataTTCTATGAATGGCTGAcggctggtttgtggcgacgcccacaggaactgatagtgacggttgagatagcagagtacagacaagatgcggtttgctggcgccgttggatgtctctgcgttgGAGAATAACAAAGGTTAGAAATCCAAGGAATAAGATACGCCCAACAGTCAAGATCTCTACAGTGTCCCTGACTTAAGAtatggatgctatctgaaacatctggtcgtttctaaaatcataatGATGCAgtaacttgagtaactgctttttggcgtatgaTCTGTATTGTAaaacagcaaggaggttattctTATTTTAATACGTTTATCTTCTCTATATTTTTGATGACCGGAATCATATCCTCGTACTGACATGAAAATCATAACTGTAAGCACTGTGCCTCTATATCGTGAGCCGGCAACATCTTAATTCTAGCAGCATCTCAACGTCTCAACGAAACCTTATGTCGGCTTGCTACATTCAGGAAATTTATTCAACAATACAAATCAGCAATACCCTGTTCTGTAAGTTTTGAAAGACATAGCAGGTTAATATTCCACCGACTTTTCCCCTTTTGAATTTTTCCTCAGTTTGTTACCACAGCACTGGCATGAATTACCGTGGAACATGGAGTACAGCGACTTCTGGGGCAAAATGTCTCGAGTGGTCAGCTCTACAAGCTGTTTACTACAAGGACAAGTACCCCTGGGCTAACCTGGACAGgaactactgccgcaacccgACCGGACTCCAGCGGCCATTCTGTCTGACTGGAGACGGTAGCCAGGAGGAATGTGACGTCATTCCGTGCAGTAAGTTGTTTCATTCATCACCATTGTATCTATTTTTGGAATCATCAAAGGCAATTATTATGTGGCTAAAAATCTTATTTTGCCTTTTCATTATTATTAACCCTTTTCACTGTTTTATTAGTACTAAACCAGATTTCGTCAAACTTAAAATTACAGTTTACAGCAGTCTTGCAGTTTGGGTCATTGTCAACTTCAGCCTTGCTACAAGGCATCTCTAGTTTCATACTACTGTATAttttgttatctccatgaaatatcatgtatattttgttgtctccaTGAATTATCATGGAGATTATATTTCCACCAGCGTTTTCATGCGTGAGTGTCTGTGTACAACAAGGTAACTCAGGAACCGCTGGATGGACTGGTTTTCATACTTTGTGTTTAggtggggtgtgacgaaagccggaaatgattagatttttggctacCTAGCGTCTTCTCTTTGTACTACAGCGGAaatccgggtttgatatctcgcgttctgtaCAAGATTTGGTCACGATTTTGAGGTCTTAAAGAGCTCTTGCGGTCGAAAGAGGTGACGTGAGTTTGGACTCCTAGCGACTaggaattgcaggggcatttttgacAATACtagtcgccgaactctagttcatatcatattttgtattgaCTTGATTTAatcatttgtttttatgtttttcattttaattcattatttctttgttaATCAATGCCCGAATGCCATTTTATTTAGTAACGCCCTACTTTCCTGTCTTACTCTCAGATTTTGTTGGTTGTTGGGACAGAGGTCCTCCAAACTACGGCAAGAGAACTCCCAATAAGATGTTCTACTTCTTAGAAGAAAAGGTGACCTACACGTGTAACGACGGCTACACGCCCGAGTACGGCTCCCCGACAGTAGCGACTTGCCTTGCAGGAACCAATGGAGGAGTCTGGGAGTATGCCACGCCCGTTTGCTCAAGTGAGTCATTGCCGAACTACGCAGAGACAGCCTCCCACACAGGGTTGACTATCACGACAATGCCTTACGATATCACCCCTGCCTTTTCAGCCGCAGAAAACGGGTATTAGGGGCGTTTCTTCTGACCAACTGTCTGCCCATCAGAGAAATGCATTTTCTGATGTCTAAAGGCGCCAAGTAAACAGTACCGACATAACGTTTCACAGTcctttcagcgtccagacgtctttatcaggtactAAATTTAAGATATGTCGGTTCTGTTAGTCTAGGGTAACCACGTCATCACCGTTTATCGACCTagcatacgaaaaaaaaaacattatcatcGTGCAAAAATAGATCTTTGTGcacgccgcgccgtacgctgtttgttcgaaacttgcaatccggccgctgattggcccgcgacaaatcaggcaagctcattaaaaAATAAGCAAATCGCCCCTAATACCCGTTTTCTGTGACTGAATTGGCAGGGGTGTTATCGTAAGGCATTGCCGCGAAAGTCAACCCTGTGTTATATAGGAGGGTGCGCAGAGACGAACCGGCGTCCTAGAACTATGCCTGCTAATGCTCTGCCTAATCACGCCATAGACGCCACCAATTATCCgtcctgcttatgaatattcatAAGTTGTGTCATTCAACACAAGTCAACCAGCTCAGTGTGACGATTAGCTGGCAGCTGGTTAGTGGCGACACCCACAATGTGAGGGCAGTACGAACCAGTGAGTGTTCCAAGTGGGTTTGTCTCTGAGTGCATAGGATAATGTGACGAATTTAAACTTTCGTATCCCAAGCAGCTCTAGATCATGGTCTATATTTTTGTTCTTGGCAAACTAGGCAAACTATTATTGAGAATTATTGGCAAACGATTAttagaggccatttacatcagagcccaccaaccttcccttaaccgagacgggggccgataccgactgccaagcacctttaaCCATttcctgacgtcacacttccgttccggatgtgtgacgtaggtattgggtcatttcaacttgagaaggatcagagggcTGATCgctaagcgctttattttgtgcacggatataaaatcttaaaattgGAACGAAACATTATTGAGAATATTTCTCTCGGTAGAAAGGTTACTACCTGTCAAAATATAGAACTTTGTTGCCTTTTTCGGTACCGTGATTTTTTAATGATCCCGTTTTTAGATTAGAGTTTTTAGGTAATCTATGCATCCTTAGATAACTatatgttattttgtttttgcatatgCCTATTTTGcgttctctccaagcagaggttcagtcACGGTTGTTTGCCAGACTGgaatacaaaaagaaaacagtaaaaaattGAAAGCCATATAAAAGCGCCTGGAAACATATCAAAAATAGCCaaggcctaacctctgctctgagagtatgttttgtggatatacatgtaggcatCAATACACACACTGTATATAGCTTCAAGATTTTATAGTAAGATTTCGCCCATACACAGACGAAACCGCTTCGTCTGGCGATCTTAATGTAATCTTTGCATTTGAATTGCTGCCGTGTCCCTGTAAGATTTAAACAATTTCATACCTACAGAACCAGTAGTAAATTGCCCTTCACACAAGCAAGAATGaaccggaatgccgtcagaagtgattttcttttctattcctggcgaTTCTTGGCAATTCGTAGTTTGTTCCAGAATTCGTAGTTCTATTTGTGCCGTTCTGTAGGCTGGCCctaaagtttttgacatgtcaaaaactgtcgagatgcattcgaagtggagatatATCGAATagcattcaaagtggattctaagtgtattctaactatttaaactacatgtactggtatgaccgcattctacggaattccaacattattcgaaacatttttatgtcattcggtggagaaccgaaacggcaagccactttgAATTCTGCCAGAATGCCgacaaaagaatatctggaatgcagtgagaatttctagaatacactacgaattccaaggaatagaaaagaattttcattctgacggcattctggctcattccttctcgtgtgaaggggatataggGTCcgtttggaattcccacccgaatggccccgaatgtggcacgaattttgcaaatacttcattccggcttgttctgcttgattcctgctgattcggttttaGTGTGAAGGCCTTATAAAGATGAGAGGTGCACAGAATCAGAGTTTAAAGTCATTTTCTCACAAGCTAAGCTTCTAACCTCTTGTTTAGTAAACCATAAGCGGCGACTGCAAAAGGATCTTCTAGCCGCAGAACTCTACAGTGCAAGTTTGGCCCCTGAAAATGTCATCATCAACTTCACGGGAACTGTGCAGCAGATCGTTGACTTGGTAGGTACTTTTGACAAATTTaactttccttctttttttaattaagAAAATTAATTGAAGTGTTTGGTGGCCAAAATTCACCATGAAAAACGTAATAATATGATCTCTTTTATGCAGGACGAAAAAAAGGAGCAACTTCTCGCTTCTGTGGTCATCGATTTCGTAAGTTTGCACAACCATAGTAACTATGCCCTGTAGTATACCTATCTCTCACTCCCAGGACCTGATTTGGCGCCCTGCACATGGTATATGGGGTTTGTGGCCGTTCACCTCGAAAGCTTATGTCAAACCCCggcgtacgtgcaatttgtccgtaagttttcttttggggaggccacgtccaccacgtatttctgaaagcACTcgggctgtacagggcaggcgcgtcgtcCGTACTGGCACAATTCTGTAGtttacggggggggggggggtttgatTCCGCAGCTCGATGGCACATtaagttttacctgcacgtaaagttctacggcgtgtctgcttgcacccaaatccgtcggattccctaggagatcgtacggaggcggtacttaccacttacgggttccaaaagattgcccatgttttggcatgtagacagaacgtatttgcacgtacggcgggtcgTGCCCTTAACTTAAGCCAAGACTGCTAGAAAAATCTGAGATGTAGCAATATGAGCTGAGTATCATTAAACTCTTTCAAATAAACCCTCTTAATATCTTtcaataaactgaactgaaccctTCAATCCAGTTTAAGCTTTCGATTTTCTGTCAGATGAAAATTGGACTCCATTTTTGTGTAAACAGGCGGCTCTTTGTCTTAGAAATaaatgtacgtacatgtatctattcTCTTGAGTATGAAATTTTGGCAGTCACGTTCACTTGAATGGCAAGTAGTGAACAATTCGTTATATCATCTTGGTGCAATACGATTGTAGGCCAGAACGtagttcctcaagcaactggatatggttttggaaacggtcagacgtttccacTGCTATCCggtagttttcgtcagtgacactgaatagatcttgttggagagggtttatatatcctagatgtgtatttatatataaaagTGATCTAAAGTTTAGTTAAATCAGTTCTATCTTCACCAGATCTATTCGGTGTCAACTGTTGGATAGCAGTTGAAACGtcggaccgtttccaaaaccatacccagttgagtaaatactttttgacgtatcttattacgtgaatgtctaacctacatcgactgATTTTACATTATCTTTCGTAGTCATGGTACGACAGGCGGCTGAAGTGGACCCCGAGGTATTACAATGGTACCGAGACGCTCAGTGTTCCTGGGAACAATCTTTGGACACCTGTATTTACTCTACAGAGGAAGTAAGTAGAAATCAGATATAGATGGTATAAAATGTGTCAAATGTGCATCAAAGTCGCCTTAAAACCttaaaatatttcttcatttttttttgaaaagttgatgcgcgcgcgaatgtcatccatatatcaaatcaaaatATGGCCTACAcatcctcctacacagggacatccaacggcgaaaccggcTATCTGGGTGAACCCTGCTTTCTCTTCCGTAACTCTTAGTTCCAGTGGACGTCCCCTCAaatcagctgtcagccaatgacagaataggcctttcagttttaaACAAGGGTTTTGCATAtgtaagggtaagctcattattATTCCCCGTtcgggcggtcaggaactaagggtgacggtttagaaagcagggtacatcccgacaggcggtttcgctgttggatgtccttGCTTTGGAGGATGGGCCTACGATTAACGACAAGACATTTTCCAGCGCCAACCCGCTCCACCAAGGCCTATCAAAGGACGTCCCGGTCCGAGTCAGCAGTAGTGGACGGGTGGAGTGGACAGTGGGGACCCTGACCACCACCGTCTGTGATGCTGACCCCTTCTTCTTCCCCGCAGACACCATGGATTGCCAGATCTGTTTTTCCGCAACCTCGGCAATTAAGCAAACCATACGTGAGATTTTCAGATATTTCTAGTTCTAGTTCaggttctagttctagttctagttcaggttctagttctagttctagttctagttcatAGTCTGCAACTTCCTGGTAGGAATATCTTAAATGGAGGAGGCGCAGCATCTGCGAGTGGTGTGAGATGATAGCAACCTGCTCTTGAACTGTCCAGTGAGGGGCTGTCGACAATGTAGGCTGTTCCACTCGGGAAATGTCCTGGCGTAAAAAGCATATTTTGCATCGTAGAGTTCTGTACTTATGTCAGTGGCTTGCACTTCTAACGATATGGTCTAGCGAGGACGGACGCTTTAAATTTACTTGTGCCACCGCCTGAAGAGAAATGGGAGTAGTCCACTCAGGATAAATCTTTCAGTAACAATTCCAGAGTGAGCAGAAATCTCGATGCCGTCGATATCTTGTACACACTATCCCGGTAGCAGTATGTTGAATTAATATTTTAATTACAGAATGCCATGGGGGAAGTTCTCCATCAGATGCACATGAGGAAAGCCACCCTTGTGACTCCTTCTCCCCCGCCAAACCGGACGGAGAATGGTACCGGAGAGATATGATCTTCGCAAAAGACAGAAAAGAGGCTTGCTTTTCTGTACAATTGTCTAGGATCCCCACGTTCCACATTGCCACGACTGTTGGGCCCTGCGTCATCCTGATTGTGCTGATGACCATCACCTTTATCATGCCCATAGACCAGGGAGACCGGATCTCCTTCGGAGTGACCATTCAACTCTCTATGGTCGTGTCTCTCGTGTTTGTTACAGAGGTTCTTCCTGTCAAGGGGGCTCTGCCATTTCTCGGTGAGTACTTACACGAAATTATCGATCAATCATTCGCAGGCATCATAGTCTGATGCATAGCGGCTACAGACATGGAAAGTTTACGGCAAGTTGATCAGTCCTGGGCGTACTCTCTCCAGTTGGTTCTGGAGACCCCCAGCTCTTTCAATGTGTTGAGGATCTGGTCTTCCCATCGCCCTCTTTGAGAACTGCTCTTGGTGTGTGTCCTAGGAAGGTCATTCTTTGCCACGCAATTCTAGAAGTGACTGAcggttgttgtttttgttctatGGACGTAATTAATGAAACATAATGATTTACTTAGTTGCAACGTTCGAGCTATATTCCAACCTGAGAAGGAAGACACACACCATGAATGAATGGCATCATAATGGAATCGATTTTGCCGACCTTTATCAGATTACTGATTCACTACATTGACGTTCCGAAAGTcggaagtgacgtcaggagCGTATCAAAAGTGGCGTTAAACTAAGACAGTATCTTTGTCAGACTTTTGGAACGTCATGGCAGTATAAATCAGTCATCAGATGAAGGTCAACGACTAAAACTTCATGGTGAGTGTCTTCCTTCTTTTGGAATATAGCTCAAATTGTACAACGATGGATTCTACTAACACTGGTGAGTCTTCAGTCGAATGATTATTAAGTTTTACTCATAAACATTTTGCACGCAATAAACAAGTGAAGCGTGTTGTCAAAAAAATGTATCCGCTTTAAATTTTAATTTCTTTAGCATATCTatcataaccacactcctctaccAACGAAGCAAACGAATATGTAGATGTTGTAATATAGATAAGTTAGaggacgaacatcattttgtagtagtatagtttgtacaagaaagagagagctgaactctatagACGGATAGAACCCATGTTCTCCCAATCCATACAACAAATTTATAGTCCTTATGAATTCAGACAAACCTTttcttataaagcatatctgttcctacattttcaatgTAAGAAAAAACCCAGAAGCAGTCGAATTCACGTTGTAGAATACGATTATTGTgtattgtagattcattgtatattttcatgtatcttttgttgcgacctgtactgaacccagtaggtatgtatgtacaataaaggtcttcatacATTATGTAATTTCACAGCCACGCTGATAATCGTGTGCATGGGCCTGATGGGGCTCTTCCTCTTCATCACTGTGGCCGTCATCTTCATTTACAACAAGGAGGGGTGTCTGTCTCCGGGGGCGAGGGTTCTATTTCTCCGCTACATTGCAAGGTACTTAATAGTTATCCTCTATAGCAGGGTCACTTGTGCCGACTATGATGAGGTCGTTCCTTTAAGCtaatggcacaacccgccgtatgtgctatttgtccgtacgtttatttattttttctttgggggggggggcacgtcCGCCTCTTATTTCTGAATACGTTCAGGCTGTGCAGGGCAGGCGCCTCGCccatactggcacgtacggacggcgaatccgcagcccgatggcacacaaagttttacctgcacgtaaagttctacggcgtgtctgcgagctcccaaatccgtcggattccctacgagttcgcacggaggtggtacttaccacaAACGAAACCTCAAACGATTGCCCGCGTTTTTGCACGTaaacagcacgtatttgcacgcacggcgggttgtgccctaagcTTAACGACTTCTTGacaatgtatttctttctttctaaaaTAATGATAGTCTTTATCAGAACGGACGCGCCACCGTATTTTTTATAACTTCCACCAAATTTGTTTCGATTGCCGATAGCTTATTGATCCAACATTTGTTGGCGATTTCTAAACATAACTAAAAACAGCTTAATGAGTCAAATCCATACACGTAAGAAACGACTGAAAAGCTTTTAGGAATTCTTATAGGTAAATCCCAAGCCTCttgcagctttttttaaactgtAGATTTATTACCAACTGTAGACTACAGGTGTGCGGGTGTCGTGGTGTTGCATTGTAGGCACCAGATAGCATCaactttattttgtatctcGTATGATTTGTAAAGGGCACTGCTTCTGGGAGATCTAACGAAGTCGAAGGAGAAGCAAAACAGCAGTGGTACTGCGATAGAGATGACCAACACCGCCTTTTGTGACGATGATGTGCCGGTAGACGATGGAGCAAGTGTGGCTGTAATGTGGCTGCAGAACAGTGGAGACCCCGGGAGGACCGGGCCGCCAACAAACCCTCCTACAGCCCCCGAGTCTCCAGGATTTCTTCACTTGATCTCCAGCGTGCGTGAGCTGACTAAGGTGGTAAAGAAAGGAGACGAGGAGCTGACTAAGGCGGTAAAGAACGGGACGGAGAGGCTGACGAATGAGCTGGTGGATGTAAAGAACAATCTGACAGAGGTAAAGAGTGGGATGGAGGAGCTGACCAGGGCCGTGAAAAGCGAGGAGGAAGTTTCCGACTACACCCTGCTGGCGAAGGTCCTGGACAGGCTGTGCCTCGTGGTATACATCATCAGCGTCGTTACAGCCATCCCGATGACTATGTACTTGAGCaggtaatagggccttcacactgaaaacaaattAGCAGAAATCGAGCAGAACCAACcggaatgaattatttgcaaaattcgatCACATTTGGGGAATTCCacatggaccttatatccccttcacacgagaaggaatgagcccaaatgccgtcagaatgaattttttttctattcctgggaattcgtagtgtattcaaGAAATTCTCAccgcattccagatattctgttggccacattcgggcaggattcgaagtggcttgccgtttcggttctccatcgaatgagacaAGGATGTTTCAAATAATGTTGAAATACTACAGAATGCCgccatactgcagttagaatagttagaatataCTTAGAATCTACATtaaatgccgttcgatatttgcCATTTGCCAAGCTgcaagaatagaaaagaattttcactCTGACACCATTACGACACATTATTGCTAtagtgtgaagggggcttaaaatGTGTGATTCAGCTAACCATGGAAGCATACCAATCCCTACAAACTATTATCAATTTTCAGCAAATATATAGCAGCCCTGTACTTGTAGCGAACTGTTATTATGAGCTCAATTTGGTTTCCAGTCATCTATTGAGTTAAACAATGCTGGAATTGTGTGAACTATTTCACGaagaaaaaatcaaacaaaaagtaCACCAATAAGAAGTACATGAAGTTCCCTATGCCATATCACTTCTAACACGATTATAACTATGATTTGATTTAAGTACTTCTGTATTGTTTGTTCAGATATTTAGACTTTGCTATTGACAAATATTTTGTTTGGTCTTTCAATACAGAAAATTAGTGATTTTAAGACTGTGATAATGTAAAAAATCTGTGACTGAAATGATAAGAGCACCATGGACAAGGTTGTGCGGTAGGGTCATGTAGTATGTTATGTTATGCTGTGTGTTTTAGATATGGTAATATTATAACCAATTGCAAGCCTGATGAATAAGATATATCATACCAAAATCAACTCCACAACTGTAGTTACTAAAATCTATGTATATATGATTGATAGTATTtgaatattaaaaaaagtatGCATGGCCGTAGGGTTGTGTCAATGCTTTCAATATTTCTTTTAACCCACATTAATCGTTATCAATTATTTGAATATCATAATGTGACCTGCAAGTAGGTTCGAGATAATACCTTGAGAAAAGTTTACCATAGAGCTACTTTCCACAACTTGAAATCttcaatttttcttcattttcatgaGTATATGATATTATGTAACATCCATCCTTGGCAGCAACAGagaatttataaatccactgttTGATACAGCAATGAGCATAAGTATTAAAAATGTAAACGTTTGAGTAATCGCAAAAATGGAGCCATTCTTAGCGGCAAATGTTTTCAATCTAACAGAAGAAAATATCAACCTACTGTGCCAAATACATCAAccgaaaatatcataa
The sequence above is drawn from the Branchiostoma floridae strain S238N-H82 chromosome 4, Bfl_VNyyK, whole genome shotgun sequence genome and encodes:
- the LOC118413771 gene encoding CHRNA7-FAM7A fusion protein-like, producing the protein MVRQAAEVDPEVLQWYRDAQCSWEQSLDTCIYSTEEDGPTINDKTFSSANPLHQGLSKDVPVRVSSSGRVEWTVGTLTTTVCDADPFFFPADTMDCQICFSATSAIKQTIQCHGGSSPSDAHEESHPCDSFSPAKPDGEWYRRDMIFAKDRKEACFSVQLSRIPTFHIATTVGPCVILIVLMTITFIMPIDQGDRISFGVTIQLSMVVSLVFVTEVLPVKGALPFLATLIIVCMGLMGLFLFITVAVIFIYNKEGCLSPGARVLFLRYIARALLLGDLTKSKEKQNSSGTAIEMTNTAFCDDDVPVDDGASVAVMWLQNSGDPGRTGPPTNPPTAPESPGFLHLISSVRELTKVVKKGDEELTKAVKNGTERLTNELVDVKNNLTEVKSGMEELTRAVKSEEEVSDYTLLAKVLDRLCLVVYIISVVTAIPMTMYLSR